In Armatimonadota bacterium, the genomic stretch TTGTCTCGGAAGGACGGGTGATCTTGGCCAGCGGATCGCCGGATTCCGGCGGCCACGCGCTCTGCTCGAAGTTGGAGAACGGCCAGTTGTAGTTGCAGCCGTAACTCTGGGTGTAGTTCGTGCCGGGGTTGCTCGGGCAGATGAAGACCTGTTGGTTCTTGACGTACGGCATGACAACTTCCATCCAGTACCGGGAACCGGCAGGAACGGTGGCTGCGAAGTTGTAGTATGCGGGCAACGTCTCGTCGTAGTCCTGGGCGTACATCAGGACCGCCAGTGCGATCTGCTTCTCATTGCTCGTGCAGGCTGACTGCCGGGCTTTCTCCCGCGCCCGGGCGAAAACCGGGAACAGGATTGCGGCAAGAATAGCAATGATCGCGATGACCACCAGCAACTCGATAAGCGTGAAACCACTTCTCTTCATGGAACAGCTCCTTTCAGATTGTACGTCGTTCCGGCGCAAGACGCCCTGGCAAAAGATATACCCAAATAGACGCATTGTCTACCCTGTTGGTGGTATGCCCAGCTGGGGCTCAGGCGAGCTCGCGACCGACCGCCTCCGCAATCGCCCGGAGGTCGTCCATGAGCGATGCGAAATCGTCGCACGCAAGGGATTGGGGACCGTCACACAGCGCACAGATCGGGTCGGGGTGCACCTCGATCAGAAGCCCGTCGGCCCCCGCCGCAACCGCCGCCTTCGCCATCGCCGGCACGTAACGCGCGTTGCCGGTGGCATGGCTGGGGTCGATGATCACGGGAAGGTGCGAGACTTCCTTGAGAACGGGGACTGCGGACAGGTCCAGCGTATTGCGGGTGTAGCTGCGGTCCACGGGATGCATTCCGCGTTCGCACAGGAGCAGCTTCCTCGTCCCGCGGCTCAGGCAGTACTCGGCGGCGAGGAGGAGCTCATCCACGGAAGCGCTGGAGCCGCGCTTCAGCAGAATCGGGTGCCCGGTCTCGCCGGCCGCGATGAGCAGCGGGTAGTTCTGCATGTTCCGGGCGCCGATCTGCAGAATATCGGCATGCTCAACCACCAGTTCCACTTCGTCGGGGGCCATTACCTCGGTGATCGTGATGAGGCCGAACTCCGCCGCCACCGACTTGAGCAGTTCCAGTCCCTGCTTGCCCAGCCCTTGGAATGAGTATGGGCTGGTGCGGGGTTTGAAAGCGCCTCCTCTCAGGCCGCGCGCACCCGCGGCGCTCACCGCCTCGGCCGCCCGG encodes the following:
- a CDS encoding DUF1559 domain-containing protein; the encoded protein is MKRSGFTLIELLVVIAIIAILAAILFPVFARAREKARQSACTSNEKQIALAVLMYAQDYDETLPAYYNFAATVPAGSRYWMEVVMPYVKNQQVFICPSNPGTNYTQSYGCNYNWPFSNFEQSAWPPESGDPLAKITRPSETMMFLDGSTYITLYDPGVASSTGGYYGKPVGRHNDQCNVAFCDGHVKSMNREEIANPANAAKYWITP
- the aroF gene encoding 3-deoxy-7-phosphoheptulonate synthase codes for the protein MMIVMRAGASDEQIAAVIRRIEAEGLTALNLPGGERTAIGIASAIPVEVRETLAAALEVMPGVDHVTHISRPYKLASREFFREDTVFDIGGVTFGTGRIVIMAGPCAVESEAQLRRAAEAVSAAGARGLRGGAFKPRTSPYSFQGLGKQGLELLKSVAAEFGLITITEVMAPDEVELVVEHADILQIGARNMQNYPLLIAAGETGHPILLKRGSSASVDELLLAAEYCLSRGTRKLLLCERGMHPVDRSYTRNTLDLSAVPVLKEVSHLPVIIDPSHATGNARYVPAMAKAAVAAGADGLLIEVHPDPICALCDGPQSLACDDFASLMDDLRAIAEAVGRELA